In Gemmata obscuriglobus, a single genomic region encodes these proteins:
- a CDS encoding HsdM family class I SAM-dependent methyltransferase has protein sequence MRDELLGYGVAEDNVRIFGQQVPSPDLQDYLTLNSLRRKNRPSPDGVAEYQGRPVLYFVDEQRLGQQSPKNNLFHDEPDEIPIIFRQLACRGERVYLARIDLGKITVAPVSLTDKTPNWVEYTPGSTEGRSLFSRLAFGMAEGEDFGAGDAVFGRLFNLIKHTASKIARNESLRPDAISLVGRALFFRFLRDRGVLDNYSFSKIAPKALDWTECFRDAENSANTCAWLDKTFNGDFLPLTDGGNATFFERIATVTSGDVFRHLSAVVRGHQPRGNSYQPMLKWEWQEFDFAHIPVGLLSQVYEALCWEWTPREAKKTSQRYTPRNIAVTLLNEMLEGITNIEACRILDPACGAGVFLVLSFRRLYLERWRAAADKKRPDTAVIREILEKQLVGLDISEAALKLAALSLYLTAVELDPEPQPPDKLKFKNLRGRVLHNVREDGVSTDSQALGSLGAHVGKNFDGKFDIVVSNPPWTSLDKNMGKRLAGAYESIIKRVGDDNSVEVVLPDNNPDLPFLLRSIEWCKPGGRIGMALPARLLLKSAKNPAAARAMIFRLLRVDGIINGTNLADTLVWPKMNQPWMLLFATNERPPQGHHTYFVTLPLDLALNKAGQFRIDSESTRPIDTALATKKPWIWKTLSIGTMLDVEVIEKLKAVGEPLAKYWRRVVGKNRSGKGYQLAEKQDGLSDCSFLKGRPNLTSTDLFQFKVDTAGLREFTRDLVWRPRKPTIYDPPLALIRQSPGESREVGRALLCFDKVAYSEVFNGYSAAGHPDGELLARYLHLFVHSDIWLYYLLATSPEFGAERRRSRKADLEHCPIPPLENLTPTDRNELMRLSESLESNSAIPWDDVDTFFAKLYQLRDYDLQVIRDTLAVALPYERSRERACRPATEAERATFIAYLAKAISPIVTPAFGTLHIHQVKSPAEKGKFSSPFDVLFLTTKASNAANLDLILNGGYRLMEEILQIADETGATQIIHTESSGLVVGIFNHFRYWTISRARLLAGDIIRLHLDAITG, from the coding sequence TTGCGCGACGAACTGCTCGGCTACGGAGTAGCCGAGGACAATGTCCGCATTTTCGGACAGCAAGTTCCTTCCCCTGATCTTCAAGACTACCTCACCCTAAATTCGCTTCGCCGCAAGAACCGGCCTTCACCTGACGGTGTCGCCGAGTATCAGGGCCGGCCCGTCCTGTATTTCGTTGATGAGCAACGGCTTGGGCAGCAATCACCGAAAAATAACCTGTTCCATGACGAGCCGGACGAAATCCCGATTATTTTCCGTCAACTCGCCTGCCGCGGGGAGCGAGTTTATCTCGCTCGGATCGATCTCGGCAAGATTACCGTCGCGCCAGTCTCCCTAACTGACAAAACGCCGAACTGGGTCGAATATACACCGGGTTCGACAGAGGGCCGGTCCCTATTCTCCCGGCTCGCGTTTGGAATGGCTGAGGGCGAAGACTTCGGGGCAGGCGATGCTGTGTTTGGCCGGTTGTTTAACCTTATAAAGCACACCGCAAGCAAGATCGCCAGGAATGAAAGCCTTCGGCCGGATGCGATATCGCTCGTCGGACGGGCGCTGTTTTTTCGATTTTTGCGAGATCGCGGGGTTTTAGACAACTATTCGTTCTCGAAGATCGCCCCTAAGGCGCTAGATTGGACGGAGTGTTTTCGAGACGCAGAGAATTCGGCGAACACTTGTGCGTGGTTAGACAAAACTTTTAACGGGGATTTCCTGCCACTCACCGACGGGGGCAACGCCACTTTCTTCGAGCGTATTGCGACAGTCACCAGTGGTGACGTCTTCCGGCATTTGTCGGCAGTGGTCAGAGGGCACCAGCCACGTGGTAACAGCTATCAGCCGATGCTCAAGTGGGAGTGGCAAGAATTCGATTTTGCCCACATCCCCGTCGGTCTACTGAGCCAAGTTTACGAGGCGCTGTGTTGGGAGTGGACGCCGAGAGAGGCTAAGAAGACCAGCCAGCGGTACACCCCGCGAAACATCGCGGTGACGTTGCTGAATGAGATGCTGGAAGGTATCACAAACATTGAGGCCTGCCGGATTCTTGATCCAGCATGTGGCGCCGGAGTTTTTTTGGTTCTTTCGTTCCGTCGCCTCTATCTCGAGCGGTGGAGGGCAGCCGCAGATAAGAAACGGCCAGATACGGCTGTCATCAGGGAGATTCTCGAGAAGCAACTCGTTGGCTTGGATATCAGCGAGGCTGCGCTCAAATTAGCGGCGTTGAGCCTGTATCTCACGGCCGTCGAGCTAGACCCGGAACCGCAGCCACCGGACAAATTGAAGTTCAAGAACCTCCGAGGCCGCGTTCTCCATAACGTGCGGGAGGACGGTGTATCGACAGATTCCCAAGCCCTCGGCAGCCTTGGTGCACACGTCGGCAAGAATTTTGACGGTAAATTTGACATAGTTGTCAGCAATCCTCCGTGGACTAGCCTCGATAAGAACATGGGCAAGAGGTTGGCGGGCGCTTACGAATCTATAATAAAACGAGTAGGTGACGATAATAGTGTAGAAGTAGTCCTCCCGGACAACAATCCGGACCTGCCATTCTTGCTACGCTCAATTGAGTGGTGCAAGCCGGGAGGGCGGATTGGTATGGCTTTGCCTGCCCGTCTGCTGCTAAAGTCGGCGAAAAACCCAGCCGCGGCACGGGCGATGATATTCCGCCTGCTTCGTGTGGACGGAATTATTAACGGGACCAATCTGGCAGACACGCTGGTTTGGCCGAAGATGAATCAACCTTGGATGCTGCTTTTCGCCACCAACGAGCGGCCTCCACAAGGCCATCACACATACTTCGTGACGCTTCCGCTCGACCTGGCGCTAAACAAAGCGGGCCAGTTTCGAATCGACTCGGAGTCCACCCGGCCGATCGACACAGCGCTTGCGACTAAGAAGCCATGGATTTGGAAGACGCTTTCGATTGGCACTATGCTCGATGTAGAGGTAATCGAGAAGTTGAAGGCGGTGGGCGAGCCGCTCGCCAAGTATTGGAGGCGGGTTGTCGGCAAGAATCGCAGTGGGAAAGGCTATCAATTAGCGGAGAAGCAGGATGGGCTCAGCGATTGTTCCTTCCTAAAGGGACGGCCAAACCTCACGTCTACTGACCTATTTCAGTTCAAGGTTGACACTGCAGGACTTCGTGAGTTTACCCGCGATCTAGTGTGGCGGCCTCGCAAGCCAACCATTTACGACCCGCCACTGGCGCTCATCCGGCAATCGCCGGGAGAGAGCCGGGAGGTTGGGCGCGCGCTCCTCTGCTTTGACAAAGTAGCCTACAGCGAAGTTTTCAACGGCTACTCTGCTGCCGGACATCCGGATGGGGAACTGCTTGCTCGCTATCTCCACCTGTTCGTGCATAGCGACATTTGGCTCTATTATCTCCTGGCCACGAGTCCTGAATTCGGAGCCGAACGCCGTCGCTCGCGGAAGGCCGACCTAGAACATTGTCCGATTCCGCCGCTGGAAAATCTGACACCGACTGATCGCAATGAATTAATGCGTCTGTCTGAGTCGCTGGAAAGCAACTCGGCGATACCATGGGACGATGTTGATACATTTTTTGCCAAGCTGTATCAATTGCGCGACTATGATCTCCAAGTTATTCGCGACACACTGGCGGTAGCGCTTCCATACGAAAGATCCCGTGAACGTGCGTGTAGGCCAGCTACTGAAGCTGAACGCGCTACGTTTATTGCGTATTTAGCAAAGGCTATTTCGCCCATTGTTACACCGGCGTTTGGGACGCTCCACATTCATCAAGTCAAATCGCCGGCCGAGAAAGGCAAGTTCTCCTCCCCGTTCGATGTATTGTTTCTCACGACCAAGGCTAGCAACGCTGCAAACCTTGACCTGATCTTGAATGGGGGGTACCGGCTAATGGAAGAGATTCTTCAGATCGCGGATGAGACTGGCGCGACTCAAATTATACACACCGAAAGCTCTG